The Chitinophaga flava genome has a segment encoding these proteins:
- a CDS encoding VOC family protein, producing MAALNPYLNFDGNCEEAFNFYKSVFGGDFTNLTRFSDVPKEYQASPTDGQLVMHVSLPISDGSVLMGSDRPAYMGAITKGDSCYLSITTTSEEETQKLFNGLSAGGKVLMPLDKTFWGAYFGMFSDKYGVLWMVNYDYNQHS from the coding sequence ATGGCTGCATTAAATCCTTATCTCAACTTCGATGGTAATTGCGAAGAAGCCTTCAACTTTTACAAAAGCGTATTTGGCGGGGATTTTACCAATCTCACCCGTTTCAGTGATGTTCCCAAAGAATATCAGGCCAGTCCCACAGACGGTCAGCTGGTGATGCACGTGTCACTACCAATCAGCGATGGTTCTGTGCTGATGGGCAGCGACCGTCCGGCATACATGGGAGCTATAACCAAAGGTGACAGTTGTTATCTTTCCATCACTACCACCAGCGAGGAAGAAACCCAAAAACTTTTCAATGGCCTTTCTGCCGGAGGCAAAGTGCTCATGCCACTGGACAAAACATTCTGGGGCGCCTATTTTGGTATGTTCTCAGATAAATACGGTGTGCTGTGGATGGTGAATTACGATTACAACCAGCACAGCTGA
- a CDS encoding sensor histidine kinase encodes MHSSYRPFLLFLLLSGICSCRQQPLSSTPAVTPVFTASQVVGAPSVYQEYYNKGDYQNVLRILDSTSNTALSEQDEKQMWKAAAVQGLKELESRQQQMLDLSRQYNYHQQIILVLIMILLALGIFTTLLLIRQRRLVTTKMSLELEQRLLRRQMEPHFIFNTLSVLQSFIRRDEKDKSVRYLNKFSRLLRLTLENSRHGLVPLHRETEAIENYLSLQVVRFDNVFDYTIQDIPEEDNSDICIPPMLLQPFVENAIQHGMRNIAHHGHISIALELKEDILHCIIEDNGQGLQPVKKKEKHTLSGTVVRERLKMLSHQTGKAATLTITDKQTEGRTGVRVTLMIPVQRC; translated from the coding sequence ATGCATAGCAGCTATCGGCCTTTTTTGCTTTTCCTCCTGCTTTCCGGCATCTGTAGCTGCCGGCAGCAGCCACTGTCCTCTACCCCTGCTGTCACACCTGTATTTACTGCTTCCCAGGTGGTAGGAGCTCCTTCTGTTTATCAGGAATATTACAACAAAGGAGATTATCAAAATGTGCTCCGTATCCTGGATTCAACCTCTAATACAGCCCTCAGCGAACAGGATGAAAAACAGATGTGGAAGGCAGCAGCCGTGCAAGGCCTGAAAGAACTGGAATCCCGGCAACAACAGATGCTGGACCTCAGCCGGCAATACAACTATCACCAGCAGATTATCCTGGTCCTCATCATGATCCTGCTGGCCCTGGGCATTTTTACCACGCTCCTGCTCATCCGGCAGCGCAGACTGGTGACCACAAAAATGAGCCTGGAACTGGAACAGCGCCTGCTGCGCAGGCAGATGGAACCCCATTTTATTTTTAATACACTCTCCGTTTTACAGAGCTTTATCCGCCGCGATGAGAAAGACAAATCCGTCAGGTACCTCAACAAATTCTCGCGGCTGCTGCGCCTCACCCTGGAAAACTCCCGCCATGGCCTGGTGCCGCTGCACCGGGAAACCGAAGCCATTGAAAACTACCTCAGCCTGCAGGTGGTACGGTTCGATAACGTGTTCGACTATACGATACAGGATATTCCCGAAGAAGACAACAGTGATATCTGTATTCCGCCCATGCTGTTACAGCCCTTCGTGGAAAACGCCATCCAGCATGGCATGCGTAACATAGCCCACCACGGACATATCAGCATTGCCCTTGAACTGAAGGAAGACATCCTGCACTGTATAATCGAAGACAATGGCCAGGGATTACAGCCGGTGAAAAAAAAGGAAAAACACACACTTTCCGGCACCGTCGTGCGTGAGCGGCTGAAGATGCTCAGTCATCAGACCGGGAAAGCTGCCACCCTGACGATCACCGACAAACAAACAGAAGGTCGTACTGGCGTAAGGGTTACCCTCATGATTCCTGTCCAGCGATGCTAA
- a CDS encoding DUF1579 domain-containing protein, with protein MKKFHVLAVATWCLLAVTSASAQKIDTAAIHRAWMAYMTPGPEHDRLAKMNGDWSCEITFWKAPGTPPEKTTGTCSNSMVMGGRYQEGRVVSQMEGRSFEGLSTTAYDNSRKMFINTWIDNMGTGIMMLDGKWDPTISGIVYTGKYHDPISHKMMDIRQVYKFQDDNNYTLEAYRMMNGKEVKDMEVKFKRK; from the coding sequence ATGAAAAAGTTTCATGTACTGGCAGTTGCCACATGGTGCCTGCTGGCAGTTACTTCCGCCTCCGCACAAAAGATAGACACCGCAGCTATCCACAGGGCCTGGATGGCCTACATGACTCCTGGTCCCGAACATGATCGACTGGCTAAAATGAATGGTGACTGGTCCTGTGAAATAACCTTCTGGAAAGCACCCGGTACACCACCGGAAAAAACAACCGGCACCTGCAGTAACAGCATGGTGATGGGAGGACGCTATCAGGAAGGCCGCGTCGTTTCTCAAATGGAAGGCAGATCCTTCGAAGGACTCAGCACTACCGCATATGATAACTCCCGTAAAATGTTTATCAACACCTGGATAGACAATATGGGCACCGGTATCATGATGCTGGATGGTAAATGGGACCCCACCATTAGCGGTATCGTATACACTGGAAAATATCACGATCCCATTAGCCATAAAATGATGGACATCCGCCAGGTGTATAAATTCCAGGACGATAACAACTACACCCTGGAGGCATACCGCATGATGAATGGCAAGGAAGTAAAAGATATGGAAGTAAAATTCAAACGCAAATAG
- a CDS encoding PhzF family phenazine biosynthesis protein, with translation MRMTIYTKEEMMQLPLYQIDAFTDRLFAGNPACVMPLEHWLPDEVLLKIAQENAVAETAFFIPEGDDFALRWFTPEIEMDLCGHATLATAHVIHTILQHPGDVLRFHSRSGLLKVNVEGARYVLEFPARPPVPVELPESIRLALDRMPVAVLQSRDYVLVYASEEDIREIQIDRQVLDRINLDPGGVVITAPGSDCDFVSRFFTPQASIFEDPVTGSAHCSLIPYWSGQLGKKELLARQLSDRGGTLYCADQGTIVKIGGEAMTYFTGTCRVNL, from the coding sequence ATGCGGATGACTATTTATACGAAAGAAGAAATGATGCAACTTCCCCTTTACCAGATTGATGCCTTCACTGATCGTTTGTTTGCAGGTAACCCGGCCTGTGTAATGCCACTGGAACACTGGCTTCCCGACGAGGTGCTGTTGAAGATAGCCCAGGAAAATGCAGTAGCGGAAACGGCCTTTTTTATTCCTGAAGGAGATGATTTTGCCCTTCGCTGGTTTACACCTGAAATTGAAATGGACCTATGTGGTCATGCCACACTGGCTACGGCCCATGTTATCCATACCATCCTGCAGCATCCCGGTGACGTGCTGCGTTTTCATTCCCGTAGTGGTCTGTTGAAAGTAAATGTAGAAGGGGCCCGTTATGTGCTGGAATTCCCTGCCCGGCCGCCGGTGCCTGTTGAGCTGCCGGAGAGCATCCGGCTGGCATTGGACCGTATGCCCGTAGCGGTCCTCCAATCCAGGGATTATGTGCTCGTATATGCGTCAGAGGAGGATATCCGGGAAATACAGATAGACCGGCAGGTGCTGGACCGTATTAACCTCGATCCTGGTGGAGTGGTGATCACGGCTCCGGGTAGTGACTGTGATTTTGTGTCTCGCTTTTTTACGCCGCAGGCTTCTATATTTGAAGATCCGGTGACCGGCTCGGCTCATTGTTCGCTGATTCCTTACTGGAGCGGGCAGCTGGGCAAAAAAGAGCTGCTGGCCCGGCAGTTATCTGACAGAGGAGGTACCTTGTATTGTGCCGATCAGGGAACAATTGTTAAGATCGGCGGTGAGGCAATGACTTATTTCACTGGAACCTGCCGGGTGAATTTATGA
- a CDS encoding terpene synthase family protein produces the protein MNQTETAKIVIPRLYCPFSTSISPYVELVSTNTFDFLHKYQLLNSAEEERYFARYKMAWMTCRTMPEADFELLCCIDNLYSWLFVLDEQLDHVDPSTAYIREENYLQQLVDGFSYVLKHKVSAIDNKFFHALSDICIRLDAMSRPSWQSQFQISVQATFEAAIWEAKNNKNRERHPTVAQYMHMRLFFSAANIGTDINELATGVWLPMYVLQHPAIVHLTSLARRVVCWANDLFSLRKELEHGDEHNLVMMLKYHHNTTLEEAVLMAASVHDNEIKEFVSCRAALPDFGEELNKRIQVYVNGLETMIAGFFHWSITDTPRYNPY, from the coding sequence ATGAATCAAACCGAAACTGCCAAGATTGTCATTCCAAGGCTGTACTGCCCCTTTTCCACCAGTATCAGTCCTTACGTGGAACTCGTTTCCACCAACACGTTCGACTTCCTCCACAAATACCAGCTGCTGAACAGCGCGGAGGAAGAACGTTATTTTGCCCGGTATAAAATGGCCTGGATGACCTGCCGTACGATGCCGGAAGCGGACTTCGAACTGCTCTGCTGTATAGACAATCTATACAGCTGGCTGTTTGTGCTGGACGAGCAACTGGACCATGTAGACCCTTCCACCGCGTACATCCGGGAAGAAAATTACCTCCAGCAACTGGTGGATGGCTTCTCGTATGTGCTCAAACACAAGGTGTCTGCCATCGACAACAAATTTTTCCATGCGCTCAGTGATATCTGTATCCGCCTGGATGCGATGAGCAGGCCCAGCTGGCAGTCACAGTTCCAGATCAGCGTACAGGCCACCTTCGAAGCGGCCATCTGGGAAGCCAAAAACAACAAAAACAGGGAAAGACATCCAACGGTGGCGCAATACATGCATATGCGCCTCTTTTTTTCTGCAGCCAATATCGGTACCGATATCAATGAGCTGGCCACCGGCGTATGGCTGCCCATGTATGTGCTGCAGCATCCAGCCATCGTACACCTCACCTCTCTCGCCAGAAGAGTGGTATGCTGGGCCAATGACCTGTTCTCACTCCGTAAGGAACTGGAACATGGCGACGAGCATAATCTGGTAATGATGCTCAAATACCACCACAACACTACCCTTGAAGAGGCAGTGTTGATGGCGGCATCTGTTCATGATAATGAAATAAAAGAATTTGTATCCTGCAGGGCGGCGTTACCGGATTTTGGGGAAGAGCTGAATAAAAGGATACAAGTGTATGTGAACGGACTAGAGACAATGATCGCCGGCTTCTTTCACTGGAGTATTACAGATACTCCCAGATATAACCCCTATTGA
- a CDS encoding ATP-binding response regulator — MKEITVLFKALLHLGNSNLYEKEENHRISKINIITALLILLSLGLGSAYWILSGYFSIFVATVIESVVFFGVLYLNKKKKHVAAGITLQMIINLAIIYYGLILSAAVDPIWLTLFLLICCLSFIKVGAAQTYCLVISAVSLLFLELNRSMHFVPPLDFSPAMLNFIYYCTAFTVLTLTSVSLVSLVHYNAKLFRTISQRNHQLTALNRELHAANTRLEQQVKERTANLEKAVTAKNIYVRELTHELRTPLNAIYSIAQLKLLSGKDKGQSEKKIDEDLFIACRNLQSLINNTQDKCKLETGNFDEVKKESILLFSWITNIVNIYQYFANEKRVKIELEVQPNFPSAILEDSIKLTKIVNNILVNAIKFTRSNTSIFLRIYRDDTHWYVAVKDQGAGISPDRISTLFKEFTRTTINFAEGSGLGLNITNHLVKILGGTIQVRSIMEEGTEFVVTLPLVPFTGEVKSATIELRENNLISFEGKKILVVEDDIMTQRYLSLLLSKRGFSIMHADNGPEAINKAFNQPDIIILDMSLPGKSGKDVLIELKSNPTLKNIPVIAASADTDETNIQEILLEGACDYMIKPIDFNILIDVLVKNLLTGAIVKN, encoded by the coding sequence ATGAAAGAAATCACTGTATTATTTAAAGCGCTCCTTCATTTAGGTAACAGCAACCTTTATGAAAAGGAGGAAAATCACCGGATCAGCAAAATCAACATTATTACTGCTCTACTGATTCTATTGAGTTTGGGACTCGGTTCGGCCTATTGGATACTTTCAGGATACTTCTCCATTTTTGTGGCGACTGTTATCGAAAGCGTTGTATTTTTCGGCGTGCTTTATCTTAATAAAAAGAAAAAGCATGTAGCCGCAGGGATTACGCTTCAGATGATCATCAATCTGGCGATCATCTATTACGGACTTATTCTTTCTGCAGCTGTGGACCCAATCTGGCTGACACTTTTCCTGCTGATTTGCTGCCTCTCCTTTATCAAAGTAGGTGCCGCCCAGACGTATTGCCTGGTTATTTCAGCAGTATCCCTCTTATTCCTGGAGCTGAACCGCTCTATGCATTTTGTGCCGCCGCTGGACTTTAGCCCCGCGATGCTCAACTTCATCTATTATTGTACGGCATTTACAGTGCTGACTCTTACCTCCGTTTCACTGGTATCTCTTGTACATTATAATGCAAAACTGTTTCGTACCATCAGTCAGCGTAACCATCAGCTGACCGCCCTCAACCGCGAACTGCATGCCGCCAATACACGATTGGAGCAACAGGTAAAGGAAAGAACGGCCAATCTGGAAAAAGCTGTTACTGCTAAAAATATCTATGTACGTGAACTCACACACGAACTGAGAACACCGCTGAATGCCATCTACAGCATCGCCCAGCTGAAACTGTTGTCTGGCAAAGACAAAGGCCAAAGCGAGAAAAAAATTGATGAAGATCTGTTCATCGCCTGCCGTAACCTGCAAAGCCTGATCAATAACACCCAGGACAAATGTAAACTGGAAACCGGCAACTTCGACGAAGTCAAAAAGGAATCCATCCTGCTCTTCAGCTGGATCACCAACATCGTCAATATCTACCAGTATTTCGCCAATGAAAAAAGAGTGAAGATAGAACTGGAAGTACAACCCAACTTTCCTTCTGCCATCCTGGAAGACAGTATCAAGCTCACAAAAATTGTGAATAACATCCTGGTGAATGCTATCAAATTCACCCGTTCCAATACCAGTATCTTCCTCCGCATCTACCGTGACGATACCCACTGGTACGTTGCCGTAAAAGACCAGGGCGCCGGCATTTCTCCTGACAGGATCTCCACCCTGTTCAAGGAGTTCACCCGCACCACCATCAACTTCGCCGAAGGCAGCGGCCTTGGCCTCAATATCACCAATCACCTCGTAAAAATACTGGGTGGCACCATCCAGGTACGCAGCATTATGGAAGAAGGAACAGAATTCGTAGTCACCTTACCGTTAGTACCCTTTACCGGCGAAGTCAAATCTGCTACCATTGAGCTTCGTGAAAACAACCTGATTTCCTTTGAAGGTAAAAAGATACTGGTGGTGGAAGACGACATCATGACCCAGCGTTACCTGTCTCTCCTGCTCAGCAAACGTGGTTTCTCCATCATGCATGCCGACAACGGACCAGAAGCCATCAACAAAGCCTTTAACCAGCCCGATATCATCATCCTCGACATGAGCCTACCCGGCAAATCGGGAAAGGATGTGCTCATAGAACTGAAATCAAATCCCACTTTAAAAAATATACCTGTCATAGCCGCATCGGCGGATACCGATGAAACAAATATTCAGGAAATTTTACTGGAAGGGGCCTGCGATTACATGATCAAGCCTATCGACTTCAATATCCTGATTGATGTATTAGTGAAAAACCTTCTAACAGGAGCAATCGTTAAAAATTAG
- a CDS encoding GDSL-type esterase/lipase family protein — MIKCFFSALLCLLAVQSLQAQSPARYKEDVRAIKKYDEMYTPPARPILFIGSSSIRKWNDLERTFCNYVVMNRGFGGAVTNDVITYANELIFDYHPRQIVIYVGENDMPEGATADSLLNRFKQLYSVIRAKLPQVPIEYVSIKPSPSRVQYIKTAEEGNRLIRQFLSGEANTHFIDVFSLMLDKQHKPRPELFVEDMLHMNPKGYAIWRKAIAPYLLKQ; from the coding sequence ATGATCAAGTGTTTTTTTTCTGCGTTATTATGCCTGCTGGCAGTACAAAGTCTGCAGGCCCAGAGCCCTGCCAGATATAAAGAGGATGTCAGGGCTATCAAGAAGTATGATGAGATGTATACACCGCCGGCCAGGCCTATTCTGTTTATCGGTAGCTCCTCTATCCGTAAATGGAATGACCTGGAACGCACCTTCTGCAATTATGTAGTGATGAACAGAGGCTTCGGTGGCGCCGTCACCAATGATGTGATCACTTACGCCAACGAACTGATTTTCGACTATCATCCCCGGCAAATTGTGATATATGTAGGAGAGAATGATATGCCGGAAGGCGCTACTGCAGACAGTTTGCTTAACCGCTTCAAACAACTGTACAGTGTGATCCGGGCTAAACTACCGCAGGTGCCTATTGAATATGTTTCTATCAAACCCAGTCCTTCCCGCGTACAATACATTAAAACCGCAGAAGAAGGTAACCGCCTGATCAGGCAGTTTTTATCAGGAGAAGCCAACACCCATTTCATCGATGTGTTTTCCCTGATGCTGGACAAACAACACAAACCGCGTCCGGAGCTGTTTGTAGAAGACATGCTGCATATGAACCCTAAAGGCTATGCTATCTGGCGTAAAGCAATAGCACCTTATCTGCTCAAACAATAA
- a CDS encoding T9SS type A sorting domain-containing protein: MKPVPNKPFLRERMLTSCRAALLSAAGILCLSQSHAQVVLSANGPGNTYELIESVLGSGTASEVPDCAHPSFGRHITEEFDNELNKNVFVFFIHNTPDNDRCGPNTDRQRNEIKTFGPSPANVKAAYGETVTYRWKFKIDAGFIPTTGFCHLHQIKAGDGDDADAPLITLTPRAGNPQKLQVIYTPGTGLSGGGEKASAPLANFRGTWVEVEEKITFTSTGSYQLVIKKISDGSTLLTYSNNNIDMWRTGTTFCRPKWGIYRKLVTGMRDEAVRFADFCIAEGSATCGAPMLLSTPETPPVAEKTASTEKVSINIFPNPFPQITYIDLDVKEAGRTTIEVFDTQQKRVAMVLNSNLQPGQHRTSLDTKNLPTGTYVVTVTYNGKVYTKMITKQ, translated from the coding sequence ATGAAACCTGTACCCAACAAACCCTTTCTGCGGGAGCGTATGCTTACATCCTGCAGGGCAGCCCTTTTATCTGCCGCCGGCATATTATGTCTCTCCCAGAGCCATGCCCAGGTGGTGCTTTCTGCCAACGGCCCTGGCAACACCTATGAACTGATAGAAAGCGTTTTAGGCAGTGGTACTGCCAGTGAAGTACCTGACTGCGCCCATCCTTCTTTTGGTCGTCATATTACCGAGGAATTTGACAATGAGCTGAATAAAAATGTGTTTGTCTTCTTCATTCACAACACGCCGGACAACGATCGTTGTGGGCCCAATACCGACCGGCAGCGGAATGAGATCAAGACCTTCGGACCTTCTCCTGCCAATGTGAAGGCTGCCTATGGTGAGACCGTCACCTACCGGTGGAAATTTAAAATAGATGCCGGTTTTATACCCACGACGGGTTTCTGTCATCTACATCAGATAAAAGCAGGGGATGGGGATGATGCCGATGCGCCGTTGATCACGCTGACACCCCGTGCCGGCAACCCGCAGAAGTTGCAGGTGATATATACGCCAGGCACTGGTTTGTCTGGTGGCGGTGAAAAGGCCAGTGCCCCACTCGCCAACTTCAGAGGCACCTGGGTAGAAGTGGAAGAAAAAATTACGTTCACCTCTACCGGTTCGTATCAGCTGGTCATCAAAAAAATAAGCGATGGCAGTACCCTGCTGACCTATAGCAACAACAATATTGATATGTGGCGTACCGGCACTACTTTCTGCCGGCCCAAATGGGGCATCTACCGCAAACTGGTGACCGGCATGCGCGACGAAGCAGTGCGATTTGCTGATTTCTGTATTGCAGAAGGTAGCGCTACCTGTGGCGCACCTATGTTGCTATCTACTCCGGAAACGCCGCCGGTAGCGGAAAAGACAGCTTCTACGGAAAAAGTATCGATCAACATTTTCCCTAATCCTTTCCCTCAGATTACCTATATCGATCTGGATGTTAAAGAGGCGGGTCGTACTACCATAGAGGTTTTTGATACCCAACAGAAACGGGTGGCCATGGTGCTCAACAGTAACCTGCAACCAGGGCAGCACCGGACCAGTCTGGATACTAAAAACCTGCCAACCGGTACCTATGTGGTAACAGTGACCTATAACGGTAAGGTATACACTAAAATGATTACCAAACAGTAA
- a CDS encoding LytR/AlgR family response regulator transcription factor: MIRTLIIDDEPAIRKDLEWLMKRYPDFVVLGSCGSIAEARVIIPSTEPELLLLDIELADGTGFDLLQEFPDRNFRIIFITAYNEHAIKAIKFGAFDYLLKPVDEEELMETLKRLVAESPVNTRTQIDITRGHLQQKKSGLVNRIVLRSSQYLQVVPFEEILYCQSDSSYTTFYLTGNRKVMVSRPIKEYDELLPESWFIRIHQSYIVNHHFIDRFLKDGILVLKDGTQIPVSARKREYVRQFLMGDH; this comes from the coding sequence ATGATCCGCACGCTGATTATCGATGATGAACCTGCCATCCGAAAAGACCTCGAATGGCTGATGAAACGCTACCCCGACTTTGTGGTGCTGGGTAGTTGTGGCAGCATCGCGGAAGCCAGGGTAATCATCCCCAGTACAGAACCGGAATTGCTGCTGCTCGACATAGAACTGGCCGATGGCACCGGTTTTGACCTGTTACAGGAATTTCCCGACCGGAACTTCCGTATCATATTTATCACCGCGTATAACGAACACGCTATCAAAGCCATCAAATTCGGGGCTTTCGATTATCTGCTGAAACCTGTGGATGAAGAAGAACTGATGGAAACGCTTAAACGGCTTGTTGCTGAAAGCCCGGTAAATACCCGCACACAGATCGATATTACCAGAGGCCATCTTCAACAGAAAAAATCCGGGTTGGTGAACCGTATAGTGCTCCGTTCCTCCCAGTACCTGCAGGTGGTGCCTTTCGAAGAAATATTGTATTGCCAGAGCGATAGCAGTTATACCACTTTCTATCTTACCGGTAACAGAAAGGTAATGGTCTCCCGTCCAATTAAGGAATATGATGAGCTATTACCCGAAAGCTGGTTTATCCGTATCCATCAGTCCTATATCGTTAACCATCATTTTATAGACCGCTTTCTGAAAGACGGTATACTGGTTCTGAAAGACGGAACACAGATACCGGTTTCGGCGCGTAAACGAGAATACGTCAGGCAGTTCCTGATGGGTGATCATTAA
- a CDS encoding sugar phosphate isomerase/epimerase family protein, producing MKSMLICLFFLGASYFLQSNAQTKLPVIGIATSIENDSLARSAGFTFLEETVRKLLSPSLSEAQFEVNLSKLKAARCQVQSCNVFIPGYLKLMGPSVDEAWVLGYVDTVMRRAEKAGIRLIVLGSGEARKIPEGADPVAARDRFITLARKMAGIAQQHNCLIAMENLNATETNFINTVAEGNRLVTAIAHPNFRLTADIYHMLRENEPAVNIEQARGNLVHCHIAEREKRTAPGVAGEDFRPYLAALKKIGYEGRIMMECKWTDPAREYAAAMVYLQEQLKEVYHLSRKK from the coding sequence ATGAAAAGTATGCTGATATGCCTGTTTTTCCTGGGCGCCTCCTATTTTTTGCAATCGAATGCACAAACGAAACTGCCGGTCATTGGTATTGCTACTTCCATAGAAAATGATAGTCTGGCCCGGTCTGCCGGCTTTACCTTCCTGGAAGAGACAGTCCGCAAGCTGCTGTCGCCGTCGCTGAGTGAGGCGCAGTTTGAAGTCAACCTATCGAAACTGAAAGCTGCCCGCTGTCAGGTACAGAGTTGTAATGTTTTTATTCCCGGTTATCTTAAACTGATGGGCCCTTCGGTAGATGAAGCCTGGGTGCTGGGGTATGTAGACACTGTGATGCGCCGGGCAGAGAAAGCCGGCATCAGGCTGATAGTACTGGGAAGCGGGGAGGCGCGCAAGATACCGGAAGGGGCAGATCCGGTGGCGGCGAGGGACAGGTTTATTACGCTGGCCCGCAAAATGGCCGGCATCGCGCAGCAGCATAACTGTCTCATTGCCATGGAAAATCTGAATGCTACCGAAACCAACTTCATCAACACCGTCGCCGAAGGAAACCGTCTGGTAACAGCGATAGCTCATCCCAATTTTCGTTTGACAGCAGACATCTACCACATGCTCCGCGAAAATGAACCGGCCGTCAATATAGAGCAGGCCAGGGGCAACCTGGTACATTGCCATATTGCGGAAAGGGAAAAACGCACAGCACCAGGTGTTGCGGGCGAAGACTTCCGGCCTTACCTGGCTGCGCTGAAAAAAATAGGTTATGAAGGGCGTATCATGATGGAGTGCAAGTGGACAGACCCCGCCAGGGAATACGCAGCAGCCATGGTTTATCTGCAGGAGCAGTTAAAAGAAGTATATCATCTCTCCCGAAAAAAATAA
- a CDS encoding Gfo/Idh/MocA family protein, producing the protein MTSTKKTRREFLQQSLMAGAGLTITAMGMPASSYARIMGANDRVNVGLVGFSDRARQALLPSFFSHNKELNFDLIAVSDIWNRRREEGKAFLQEKTGHNVQACMNNDELYRIKNLDAVFIASADFQHAYHTIEAVKNKCDVYSEKPFAETMEDARNALKAVKESGKIMQVGTQRRSGGSYHTAANFIKEGKFGDITMVEMTWNVNQPGRWRRPELVKNIRESDTDWKRFLAGRPQDSWDPRKYLEYRLFWPYSSGIFGQWMTHQIDTVHWFSGLKHPRSAVANGGIYMWHDGRKNPDTLTAVFDYGPANEPEKGFQVMYSSRFHNSAGGTKEIYYSNGGTIDMSTNKISSTGGLTEREASEMGMHANLLPSLSLNTQEKVETGANTGGDALTSAHVRNWMTCVRERKQPNAPIEAAYSHSIALIMGNAAYRTGMKATFDEATQEVMVGGKVFTM; encoded by the coding sequence ATGACATCCACCAAAAAAACAAGGCGGGAATTTCTGCAACAATCACTGATGGCCGGCGCAGGACTTACCATTACAGCCATGGGCATGCCAGCCAGCAGCTATGCCCGTATCATGGGCGCCAACGACCGGGTAAATGTAGGGCTGGTCGGATTTTCAGATCGTGCCCGTCAGGCATTGCTGCCTTCTTTCTTCAGCCACAATAAGGAACTGAACTTTGACCTGATAGCTGTATCAGATATCTGGAACCGGCGCAGGGAGGAGGGGAAGGCTTTCCTGCAGGAGAAGACGGGGCATAACGTACAGGCCTGTATGAATAATGATGAGCTGTACCGCATTAAAAACCTGGACGCCGTGTTTATTGCCTCGGCCGACTTCCAGCATGCCTATCACACGATTGAAGCGGTGAAGAACAAGTGTGATGTGTATAGTGAAAAACCCTTTGCAGAAACGATGGAAGATGCACGCAATGCGCTCAAAGCAGTGAAGGAATCCGGCAAGATCATGCAGGTAGGAACACAAAGGCGTAGTGGCGGCAGTTATCATACGGCGGCCAACTTCATTAAAGAAGGGAAGTTTGGGGACATCACCATGGTGGAAATGACCTGGAACGTAAATCAGCCAGGACGCTGGAGAAGGCCGGAACTGGTGAAAAATATCCGGGAGTCTGATACCGACTGGAAACGTTTTCTGGCGGGGCGTCCGCAAGACAGCTGGGACCCGCGTAAATACCTGGAGTACCGCCTGTTCTGGCCTTATTCTTCCGGTATTTTCGGTCAATGGATGACTCATCAGATTGATACGGTTCATTGGTTCAGCGGTCTGAAACACCCACGTAGTGCCGTGGCCAACGGCGGGATTTATATGTGGCATGATGGTCGTAAAAATCCGGATACGCTGACAGCGGTATTTGATTACGGTCCGGCCAATGAGCCTGAGAAAGGTTTTCAGGTGATGTATAGCAGCCGTTTCCACAATTCTGCCGGAGGTACTAAAGAGATCTATTATTCCAATGGTGGCACTATCGATATGTCTACCAACAAAATCAGTAGTACCGGTGGGCTCACAGAAAGAGAGGCCAGCGAAATGGGAATGCATGCCAATCTGTTGCCTTCCCTGTCGCTGAATACACAGGAAAAGGTGGAAACAGGTGCCAATACAGGAGGTGATGCACTCACGAGTGCGCATGTACGAAACTGGATGACCTGTGTGCGGGAACGCAAACAGCCGAATGCTCCTATTGAAGCAGCATACTCTCACTCTATAGCCCTGATCATGGGGAATGCAGCCTACCGCACCGGTATGAAAGCTACTTTTGACGAGGCCACGCAGGAAGTGATGGTAGGGGGTAAAGTATTTACGATGTAA